In Bradyrhizobium sp. WD16, the genomic stretch AGGTCTCGGCCCAGCCGTCCTGGCCCATGACGCCGGGCGCGAGCGAACCGACATTGCCGGCGACCGCCTGGCCGGTCGAGGTGGTGAGCAGATAGAGATTGGCGCCGGGCCGCAGCGCCCGGCTCTCGATGGCGTAGACGAGGCCGCGCAGGCCGCCGCGCGCCAGTTCGTCGTTGAGCTCGATGAATTCGGAATTGATGGTCTGGGTGATCTGCTCGGTGACCATGCGCCGGGTGTTCCAGGCGAAATAGCCGAGCAGGAAGGCGGCGAACAGCGCGAACAGGAACAGATAGAACAGCGTCAGCCGGAACGCCGTCGTTCGGATCAGTTTACCGAAGGCCGTCACGGATCATGTACCCAGCACCGCGAATGGTGTGCAGCAGCGGCCGCTCGAAGCCCTTGTCGATCTTGGAGCGCAGCCGCGAGATGTGCACGTCGATGACGTTGGTCTGCGGATCGAAATGGTAATCCCAGACGTTCTCCAGCAGCATGGTGCGCGTCACCACCTGGCCGGCGTGCTTCATGAGGTATTCGAGCAGGCGGAATTCCCGCGGCTGCAGCGTCAGTTCGTCCTGGCCGCGGCTGACGCGATGGGACAGCCGGTCGAGTTCGAGATCGCCGACGCGGTAGACCGTCTCCTCGGCGGGGCCGCTGTTGCGCCGGGACAGCACCTCGACCCGCGCCAGCAGTTCGGAAAAGGAATAGGGCTTCGGCAGGTAATCGTCGCCGCCGGCGCGCAGGCCCTTGACGCGGTCGTCGACCTGGCCGAGCGCCGAGAGGATCAGCGCCGGCGTCCGGTTGCCCTTGCCGCGCAGGCTGCCGATGACGGACAGGCCGTCACGCTTGGGCAGCATGCGATCGACGATCAGCACGTCGTAATCGCCAGTCTCGGCCATGACGAGCCCCTCCTCGCCGTCGGCAGCATGATCGGCGACGTGTCCCGCCTCGCGAAATGCCTTGACGAGGTAGTCCGCCGATTCACGATCGTCTTCGATGATCAGGAGCCGCATCTGTGTGCCGGGCGTATGCGCATTCGATGATGGTTGATTGTCGGATGATGAAGGGGCGGAGGTCCGGATGGCGGCCCGGACAACGTCGGACGTCGGGACCGGGTCTGACGAAGTCACGATGTTAGGCTCCGGTCACCATGGCGCGCAGTTCGCGCCCATGCAAGCGCCCGTTGAGCGCCCGATGGGGCGCCCTCTTGAAAAGGGGACGGGCGGCGAAGTGGGGGAACGCTTCGCCGCCCGCGGGTCCTTCCGACAGAGGGGGGCTGTATCCACCGGAAGGTGATGGTGGGGACGGGCCGATGGCCCGTCCCCCGGAAAGGACCGTCGGCGGGGGCGACATTGCCGGCGATTCTTCCCTAACTCGATACTGACGCGTTTGCGGTCAGCTCCGGTCGAGCGGCAGCGCCACGAAACGCGAACCGTCACCCGAGCGCACCCGCATCAGCACACTGTTCTTGTTCTCCTTGCGCGCGTCGGCCAGTGCCTCGCGCACCGCGTTGGGGCTCTGCACCGCCTTGCCGGCGACTTCGAGAATGACGTCGCCTTCCTTGAGGCCCCGCTCCGCCGCGGGACCGCGCGGATCG encodes the following:
- a CDS encoding response regulator transcription factor translates to MRLLIIEDDRESADYLVKAFREAGHVADHAADGEEGLVMAETGDYDVLIVDRMLPKRDGLSVIGSLRGKGNRTPALILSALGQVDDRVKGLRAGGDDYLPKPYSFSELLARVEVLSRRNSGPAEETVYRVGDLELDRLSHRVSRGQDELTLQPREFRLLEYLMKHAGQVVTRTMLLENVWDYHFDPQTNVIDVHISRLRSKIDKGFERPLLHTIRGAGYMIRDGLR